A window of Polaromonas hydrogenivorans contains these coding sequences:
- a CDS encoding dihydrodipicolinate synthase family protein: MPTIANYRGIIPAIACTFTADGRIDEPALRRLASWLAGHKGVVAIMTNGHTGEVFSLMPLERAEVTRIVADELKGRLPVISSIVCEGLAEAAEHARMAKEAGAAALDVMPPHHWLRFGFHADHALAYFETIWQASKLDLVCHVYPAYSKASYSSELLADLARLPYVQAFKVGQREMSKYARDLKAIREADASKAILTCHDEYLLASMVQGVDGALVGFASFIPQLIIDLYAAVQKGDLHEAMRIQQVINPLKEAVYGAGEPTGEAHARMKTAMKCAGVIEHDFVRAPTHRPSAQEEAEIQRAVNAAGVSR, from the coding sequence ATGCCTACCATCGCAAACTATCGCGGCATCATTCCCGCCATCGCCTGCACCTTCACGGCCGATGGCCGCATCGACGAGCCGGCCCTGCGCCGCCTGGCGTCCTGGCTGGCGGGCCACAAGGGCGTGGTCGCAATCATGACCAACGGCCACACCGGCGAGGTGTTTTCGCTCATGCCGCTGGAGCGCGCCGAAGTGACGCGCATCGTGGCCGACGAGCTCAAGGGCCGGCTGCCGGTGATTTCTTCCATCGTCTGCGAAGGCCTGGCCGAAGCCGCAGAGCATGCCCGCATGGCCAAGGAGGCCGGCGCGGCGGCGCTCGACGTGATGCCGCCCCACCACTGGCTGCGCTTTGGCTTTCACGCCGACCACGCGCTGGCCTACTTCGAGACCATCTGGCAAGCGTCAAAGCTCGACCTGGTCTGCCACGTCTATCCGGCCTACAGCAAGGCCTCCTATTCCTCGGAACTGCTGGCCGACCTGGCGCGCCTGCCCTATGTCCAGGCCTTCAAGGTCGGCCAGCGCGAGATGAGCAAATACGCCCGCGACCTCAAGGCCATCCGCGAGGCCGACGCCAGCAAGGCCATCCTGACCTGCCACGACGAATACCTGCTGGCCTCGATGGTGCAGGGCGTGGACGGCGCGCTGGTCGGGTTTGCCAGCTTCATTCCCCAGCTCATCATCGACCTGTACGCCGCCGTGCAAAAAGGCGACCTGCATGAAGCCATGCGCATCCAGCAAGTCATCAACCCGCTGAAGGAAGCCGTCTATGGCGCGGGCGAGCCCACCGGCGAAGCCCATGCGCGCATGAAAACCGCCATGAAATGCGCCGGCGTCATCGAGCACGACTTCGTGCGCGCGCCAACGCACCGGCCGTCGGCGCAGGAAGAGGCCGAAATCCAGCGCGCCGTCAACGCCGCCGGCGTGTCGCGCTGA
- a CDS encoding LysR substrate-binding domain-containing protein, which translates to MGPVNRPLDLEWLEDFLALAESGNFSRAAQARAIAQPAFSRHIRALEEWAGVELIDRARHPAAPTPAGEVFVVTARDVVLRLLQARTRAHEAHEQASRSLQFAATHVLSLAFFPRWLQQVEQQVQLGPIHMVSDSYQACEELMLQRRVQFLLCYGHAAVKTRLLPPEFEFACVGEDRLVPVSAPDADGQPQHQIDGDAHEPLPVLAYSEASGLGQIMRDRMPGAFDAQRFKPVMTSHHAVLLKTMVLEGRGVAWLPHSLVSAEMADKRLTSAAGPEWSVPLEVRLFRATDALAPTAEAVWTQAAAGRAGPKNP; encoded by the coding sequence ATGGGGCCTGTCAACCGACCGCTTGACCTGGAATGGCTGGAGGATTTCCTCGCGCTGGCCGAAAGCGGCAATTTCTCGCGTGCCGCGCAGGCGCGCGCCATCGCCCAGCCGGCGTTCAGCCGCCACATCCGCGCGCTCGAAGAATGGGCCGGCGTCGAGTTGATCGACCGCGCCCGGCATCCGGCGGCGCCCACGCCGGCGGGCGAGGTGTTCGTGGTCACGGCGCGCGATGTGGTGCTGCGGCTGCTGCAGGCCCGCACCCGCGCCCACGAGGCGCACGAGCAGGCCAGCCGCAGCCTGCAGTTCGCGGCCACGCATGTGCTGTCGCTGGCTTTTTTCCCGCGATGGCTGCAGCAGGTCGAGCAGCAAGTGCAGCTCGGTCCCATCCACATGGTGTCGGACAGCTACCAGGCCTGTGAAGAACTCATGCTGCAGCGCCGCGTGCAGTTTTTGCTGTGCTACGGCCACGCGGCCGTCAAGACCCGGCTGTTGCCGCCCGAGTTTGAATTTGCCTGCGTCGGCGAGGACCGGTTGGTGCCGGTGAGCGCGCCCGATGCCGACGGCCAGCCGCAGCATCAGATTGATGGCGACGCCCATGAACCCTTGCCGGTGCTGGCCTACAGCGAGGCGTCGGGGCTGGGCCAGATCATGCGCGACCGGATGCCGGGGGCGTTCGATGCGCAGCGCTTCAAGCCGGTGATGACCTCGCACCACGCCGTGCTGCTCAAGACCATGGTGCTTGAAGGGCGCGGCGTTGCCTGGCTGCCGCACAGCCTGGTGAGCGCCGAGATGGCCGACAAGCGCTTGACGAGTGCGGCTGGCCCCGAATGGAGCGTGCCGCTGGAAGTCCGGCTTTTTCGCGCGACCGACGCACTGGCGCCGACGGCCGAAGCGGTCTGGACGCAGGCGGCTGCGGGGCGGGCCGGGCCAAAAAATCCCTGA
- the dapF gene encoding diaminopimelate epimerase, giving the protein MRIRFTKMQGAGNDFVMLDETRGPLGLSPAHYRFLADRHFGVGADQILTVRPSPAEGIDFEYVIHNADGGEVEQCGNGARCFVRFVREQGLTTKDAVKVKTLAGIIEPRMQPDGRVTVNMGAPVFELERIPFNPAGLTPQTAGSWQKWPLALDGYAQNAPVFVAVVSMGNPHAVQLVDDVDTAPVLEAGPLIEHHPSFPKRVNAGFMQVVSRGQIRLRVYERGAGETLACGTGACAAVVAGIRLGLLDARVDVLTRGGQLTIEWAGTLDAPVMMTGPATTVFESEIEVPDTP; this is encoded by the coding sequence ATGCGAATCCGATTTACCAAAATGCAGGGCGCGGGCAACGATTTCGTGATGCTCGACGAAACCCGTGGCCCGCTGGGCTTGAGCCCCGCCCACTACCGTTTCCTGGCCGACCGCCACTTTGGCGTTGGCGCCGACCAGATACTGACGGTGCGGCCTTCGCCGGCCGAAGGCATCGACTTTGAATACGTGATCCACAACGCCGACGGCGGCGAGGTCGAGCAGTGCGGCAACGGCGCGCGCTGCTTTGTGCGCTTCGTTCGCGAGCAGGGCCTGACCACCAAGGACGCGGTGAAGGTCAAGACCCTGGCCGGCATCATCGAGCCGCGCATGCAGCCCGACGGCCGCGTGACGGTCAACATGGGCGCGCCGGTGTTTGAACTGGAGCGCATCCCGTTCAACCCCGCCGGCTTGACGCCCCAGACCGCCGGTTCATGGCAAAAATGGCCTCTTGCGCTTGATGGGTATGCGCAGAATGCTCCTGTTTTCGTAGCGGTCGTGTCGATGGGAAATCCGCATGCGGTGCAACTGGTGGACGATGTCGATACTGCCCCGGTTCTTGAGGCCGGTCCGCTGATCGAGCACCATCCGTCGTTTCCCAAGCGCGTGAACGCCGGCTTCATGCAGGTCGTCAGTCGCGGCCAGATACGCCTGCGGGTGTACGAGCGCGGCGCCGGCGAGACGCTGGCCTGCGGCACGGGCGCCTGCGCGGCGGTGGTGGCCGGCATCCGGCTGGGCCTGCTCGATGCGCGGGTCGATGTGCTGACGCGCGGCGGCCAGCTGACGATTGAATGGGCTGGCACGCTTGATGCTCCGGTGATGATGACCGGACCGGCAACGACCGTGTTTGAGTCAGAGATTGAAGTTCCCGACACGCCGTAA
- a CDS encoding DUF484 family protein: MNSVQHPITEDDIAGFLASTPDFFERHAELLASVQLCSGHGSRAISLQERQAALLREKIKRLETQVVEMIRNGQDNLVIAGKMHAWTGKLLQAVQARDVPDAIVQGLAGELQIPQAALRVWGVDDAYAGESFAAHVSPDAQTFAASLSAPYCGANAGFEAAGWLPDAAQAQSLALIPLRAGTDAPVSGLLVLASPDARRFHGGMGTEFLERLGEMAGAALSRLRVPGSVAAG; this comes from the coding sequence ATGAATTCCGTCCAACACCCGATCACCGAAGACGATATTGCCGGCTTCCTGGCCAGCACGCCTGACTTCTTCGAGCGCCATGCCGAGCTGCTGGCTTCGGTGCAACTCTGCAGCGGCCACGGCAGCCGCGCCATCAGCCTGCAGGAGCGCCAGGCCGCTTTGTTGCGCGAGAAGATCAAGAGGCTGGAGACGCAGGTGGTCGAGATGATCCGCAACGGCCAGGACAACCTGGTGATTGCCGGCAAGATGCATGCGTGGACCGGCAAGCTGCTGCAGGCGGTGCAGGCGCGCGACGTGCCCGATGCCATCGTGCAGGGCCTGGCCGGCGAGCTGCAGATTCCGCAGGCCGCCCTCAGGGTCTGGGGCGTGGATGATGCTTACGCCGGCGAAAGTTTTGCGGCGCATGTCAGCCCGGACGCGCAGACGTTCGCGGCTTCCCTGAGCGCCCCTTATTGCGGCGCCAATGCCGGTTTTGAAGCCGCCGGCTGGCTGCCTGACGCCGCGCAGGCGCAGTCGCTGGCGCTGATTCCCCTGCGCGCTGGCACCGATGCGCCGGTGTCCGGCCTCCTGGTTCTGGCCTCGCCCGATGCCCGGCGCTTTCACGGCGGCATGGGCACCGAATTCCTCGAACGCCTGGGCGAGATGGCCGGCGCGGCGCTGTCGCGCCTGCGTGTACCTGGCTCCGTGGCGGCAGGTTGA
- a CDS encoding tyrosine recombinase XerC, with amino-acid sequence MKPLSPAQDIAPEDADPLVTRYLEYVRVEKRLAQRTVELYTADLEKLQANARKAGVALTDVKHTHLRRWVAQMHSGGRSGRGIALILSGWRGFYTWLGREGLVPGNPVQDVRSPKVAKPLPKALSVDEAVQLASFELEPTDGDPFLEARDQCITELLYGCGLRISELVGLDAQASAKARGWIDMEGGDAHVLGKGEKRRSVPVGKAALQSLHKWIEARSLWARPGAEGGEALFINQRGSRLTPQHIRVRLKQRSQQAGLATPVHPHMLRHSFASHVLQSSGDLRAVQELLGHASITTTQAYTRLDFQHLAKIYDAAHPRAMSDGAGAKAKAPPELPDPRSPK; translated from the coding sequence ATGAAACCCCTATCGCCCGCGCAAGACATTGCGCCCGAAGACGCGGACCCGCTGGTCACACGCTACCTGGAATACGTCCGGGTCGAAAAGCGGCTGGCCCAGCGCACCGTCGAGCTGTACACGGCCGACCTGGAAAAACTGCAGGCGAATGCGCGCAAGGCGGGCGTGGCGCTGACGGACGTGAAGCACACGCACCTGCGGCGCTGGGTGGCGCAGATGCACAGCGGCGGGCGCAGCGGACGCGGCATTGCGCTGATCTTGTCGGGCTGGCGCGGCTTTTACACCTGGCTGGGCCGCGAAGGCCTGGTGCCCGGCAACCCGGTGCAGGACGTGCGCTCGCCCAAGGTCGCCAAGCCGCTGCCCAAGGCCCTGAGCGTCGATGAAGCGGTGCAGCTGGCCAGCTTCGAGCTTGAGCCCACGGACGGCGACCCTTTCCTCGAAGCGCGCGACCAGTGCATCACCGAGTTGCTCTACGGCTGCGGCCTGCGCATCAGCGAGCTGGTCGGCCTGGATGCGCAGGCCAGCGCCAAGGCGCGCGGCTGGATCGACATGGAAGGCGGCGATGCGCATGTGCTTGGCAAGGGCGAGAAGCGGCGAAGCGTGCCGGTCGGCAAGGCTGCCCTGCAGTCGCTGCACAAGTGGATCGAGGCGCGCAGCCTGTGGGCGCGGCCCGGCGCTGAAGGCGGCGAGGCGCTGTTCATCAACCAGCGCGGCAGCCGGCTCACGCCGCAGCACATCCGCGTGCGCCTGAAGCAGCGCTCGCAGCAGGCTGGCCTCGCCACGCCGGTGCATCCGCACATGCTGCGCCACTCGTTCGCCAGCCATGTGCTGCAGTCCAGCGGCGACCTGCGCGCGGTGCAGGAGTTGCTGGGCCACGCCAGCATCACGACCACGCAGGCCTACACGCGGCTCGATTTCCAGCATCTGGCCAAGATTTACGACGCCGCGCATCCGAGGGCGATGTCGGATGGTGCAGGCGCTAAGGCCAAGGCGCCGCCAGAGCTTCCAGACCCGCGCAGCCCGAAGTAG
- a CDS encoding class I SAM-dependent rRNA methyltransferase, which yields MNIIRLKDGRERSLLRRHPWVFDGAIASGGGDSGETVRIESHAGQFLGWAAFSPSSKIRARVWSFNEAQRIDASFFIARIAQAISARSLFDIKSDGLRLVHGESDGLPGLVVDRYGDTLVAQFSSCGTEKWKQVIVEALLAQTGLTRLYERSDASVRTLEGLPEATGWLAGSGDTGITITEHDWKLSLDVAEGHKTGFYLDQRDSRQKFSAYARRLRFKDVLNCYCYTGGFTVAALAGGAEHVTSIDSSGPAIERAKANVALNGFDAGRTTMLDADVNAMLRQYVKDGRTFDAIVLDPPKFAPTVTHAERAARAYKDINRLALSLLAPGGVLFTYSCSGGISADLFHKIVASAGTDAGVDAFICERMGGAPDHPMTVAFPEGEYLKGLVLVKRPSN from the coding sequence ATGAACATAATTCGACTGAAAGACGGCAGGGAACGCTCTTTGCTGCGCCGCCACCCCTGGGTTTTTGATGGCGCCATCGCCAGCGGCGGCGGGGATTCCGGTGAAACGGTGCGCATTGAAAGCCACGCCGGCCAGTTCCTGGGCTGGGCCGCGTTCAGCCCGAGTTCCAAAATCCGCGCCCGGGTCTGGAGCTTCAACGAGGCGCAGCGCATTGATGCTTCTTTTTTCATAGCACGTATCGCACAGGCCATCAGCGCAAGAAGCCTTTTTGATATCAAAAGCGATGGATTGCGCCTGGTCCACGGCGAATCCGACGGCCTGCCCGGCCTGGTCGTTGACCGCTACGGCGACACGCTGGTGGCGCAGTTCTCCAGCTGCGGCACGGAGAAATGGAAGCAAGTCATCGTCGAGGCGCTGCTGGCGCAAACCGGCCTGACGCGCCTTTACGAACGTTCGGACGCCAGCGTGCGCACGCTCGAAGGCCTGCCCGAAGCCACCGGCTGGCTGGCTGGATCAGGCGACACCGGCATCACCATCACCGAGCACGACTGGAAACTGAGCCTGGATGTCGCCGAAGGCCACAAGACCGGCTTTTACCTCGACCAGCGCGACAGCCGGCAGAAGTTTTCCGCCTACGCGCGCCGGCTTCGGTTCAAGGACGTGCTGAATTGCTACTGCTACACCGGCGGCTTCACGGTGGCGGCGCTGGCCGGCGGCGCGGAACACGTCACGTCGATTGACTCGTCCGGCCCGGCCATCGAGCGCGCCAAAGCCAACGTCGCCCTGAACGGTTTCGACGCCGGCCGCACCACGATGCTTGATGCCGACGTGAATGCCATGTTGCGCCAGTATGTGAAGGACGGCCGGACTTTCGACGCCATCGTGCTCGACCCGCCCAAGTTCGCGCCGACCGTCACGCATGCCGAGCGGGCCGCCCGCGCCTATAAGGACATCAACCGGCTGGCGCTGTCCCTCCTGGCGCCCGGCGGCGTGCTGTTCACCTACTCGTGCTCGGGCGGCATCAGCGCCGACCTGTTCCACAAGATCGTCGCCTCGGCCGGCACCGACGCGGGTGTGGACGCCTTCATTTGCGAACGCATGGGCGGCGCGCCCGACCATCCGATGACGGTCGCTTTTCCGGAAGGCGAGTACCTCAAGGGGCTGGTGCTGGTCAAAAGGCCTTCAAACTAG
- a CDS encoding CobW family GTP-binding protein, protein MSLIPVTILTGFLGSGKTTLLKRILTEAHGQKIAIIENEFGEENIDNEILVNDTQENIIQMNNGCICCSIREDLRETLQLLAAKKRKGLLAFDRVVIETTGLADPGPVAQTFFMDEEIAEQYLLDSILTLVDAKHAQTQLDDRQEARRQIGFADQIFISKTDLVAEDEVQALMHRLRHMNPRAPQKAVHFGEVAIADVFDLRGFNLNAKLDIDPDFLKADEPHDHDHHDHEHGEHCDHPSHAAEQGSHHHHDDDVKSFVFRSDKPFSPAKLEDFLGAVVNIYGPRMLRYKGVLNMEGTERKVIFQGVHQLMGSDLGPAWAEGEKKTSKMVFIGIDLPKDIFVQGLEQCLV, encoded by the coding sequence ATGAGCTTGATTCCCGTCACCATCCTCACCGGCTTTCTGGGTTCGGGCAAAACCACGCTCTTGAAGCGCATCCTGACCGAGGCCCACGGCCAGAAGATTGCCATCATCGAGAACGAGTTTGGCGAGGAAAACATCGACAACGAAATCCTGGTCAATGACACGCAGGAAAACATCATCCAGATGAACAACGGCTGTATTTGCTGCTCGATTCGCGAAGACCTGCGCGAAACGCTGCAACTGCTGGCCGCCAAGAAGCGCAAGGGCCTGCTGGCGTTTGACCGCGTGGTGATTGAAACCACCGGCCTGGCCGACCCCGGCCCGGTGGCGCAGACCTTTTTCATGGACGAGGAAATCGCCGAGCAGTATCTGCTCGACTCCATCCTGACGCTGGTCGATGCCAAGCATGCGCAAACCCAGCTCGATGACCGCCAGGAAGCGCGCCGCCAGATCGGTTTTGCCGACCAGATTTTCATCAGCAAGACCGACCTGGTGGCAGAGGACGAAGTGCAGGCGCTGATGCATCGCTTGAGGCACATGAACCCGCGCGCGCCGCAAAAAGCCGTGCATTTCGGCGAGGTGGCGATTGCCGACGTGTTTGACCTGCGCGGCTTCAACCTCAACGCCAAGCTCGACATCGACCCCGACTTCCTCAAGGCCGACGAGCCGCACGACCATGATCATCACGACCATGAACACGGCGAGCATTGCGACCATCCTTCGCATGCGGCGGAGCAGGGCAGCCACCATCACCATGACGACGATGTCAAAAGCTTTGTGTTCCGCTCCGACAAGCCTTTCAGCCCGGCCAAGCTCGAAGATTTCCTGGGCGCGGTGGTCAATATCTACGGCCCGCGCATGCTGCGCTACAAGGGCGTGCTGAACATGGAGGGCACCGAGCGCAAGGTGATTTTCCAGGGCGTGCACCAGCTCATGGGCAGCGATCTGGGGCCGGCCTGGGCAGAGGGCGAGAAAAAAACCAGCAAGATGGTGTTCATCGGCATCGACCTGCCGAAAGATATTTTCGTGCAGGGCCTGGAGCAGTGCCTGGTTTGA
- the dksA gene encoding RNA polymerase-binding protein DksA yields the protein MNTPEKKIKTSAPTTPVKPAASAVAKPAAKDGKTVRSVLTVPVAAPVRMDSAPLKPGRRSSARTAIQTPTPAPMVPTHAPDAAKASYSTMTERVIAPPVHAAAPKDPQLADNWKTKPANQLSDQEIKAMPDSEYMNEVQLAFFRHRLSVLKQEIHNSAGQTTEHLREDAAIVPDPADRATIEEEHALELRTRDRERKLLKKIEQSIARIDSGDYGYCDETGEAIGVGRLIARPTANLSLEAQQRRELKQKMFGD from the coding sequence GTGAACACCCCAGAGAAGAAAATCAAGACGTCTGCACCGACCACCCCGGTCAAGCCAGCAGCCAGCGCTGTCGCCAAGCCGGCAGCGAAAGACGGCAAGACCGTCAGGTCCGTCCTCACGGTGCCGGTTGCCGCGCCTGTGCGCATGGACTCCGCGCCCTTGAAACCCGGCCGCAGAAGTTCGGCCCGTACCGCCATCCAGACTCCCACGCCCGCACCGATGGTGCCCACCCATGCGCCCGACGCAGCCAAAGCCAGCTACTCCACCATGACTGAACGCGTAATTGCGCCGCCCGTCCACGCGGCCGCTCCCAAGGATCCTCAACTTGCCGACAACTGGAAAACCAAGCCGGCCAACCAGTTGAGCGACCAGGAAATCAAGGCGATGCCTGATTCCGAGTACATGAACGAAGTCCAGCTGGCTTTTTTCCGCCACAGGCTGTCGGTGCTCAAGCAGGAAATCCACAACAGCGCCGGCCAGACCACCGAGCACCTGCGCGAAGATGCTGCCATCGTTCCAGATCCTGCAGACCGTGCCACGATTGAAGAAGAGCATGCGCTTGAACTACGTACCCGCGACCGCGAACGCAAGCTGCTCAAGAAAATCGAGCAATCGATTGCCCGCATCGATTCGGGCGACTATGGCTACTGCGACGAAACCGGCGAAGCCATCGGTGTCGGCCGCCTGATTGCCCGCCCAACGGCCAATCTGTCGCTCGAAGCGCAGCAGCGGCGTGAACTCAAGCAAAAAATGTTCGGCGACTGA
- a CDS encoding STAS domain-containing protein, whose translation MNSSKKCSATEAVIPASSFLLPNMSKDDTASGLLSKLVKFVRNPATNWTELDSVDGNKDDSVNKQLLNEMIERKRRNDFVRKREFDMLRKLRKLEALAETSPDLGSTPSFFQSSLTSHVDDRASTLKKIDEIEAQMSMQWWKTKNQTASSAKTEPAPLHIPKEHAEQAPLDSLQPLEYQPTMPAGAMDLGHPADLSAQAPLLGDLLQGLSQQRPFQAAAPSIDKSRESSTVDLMASMSSDLMPLLEQEHEAIVHDAELEEAAILFANGDDAGAEAGLLEILAPGALRANHAYTWLTLFDLYRATGEQDKFEAAAVEFAERFSRSAPQWFSLPEMVKALAQPADQESQADASADWICPSSLGMQSVGVLNAAIGRSAMPWRLDWSNLKTIEASALDLLHKLFSGWAAQSVQLRFMGDEQLREVLLKATPSGERGTDQKWWLLRLEVLRVIHRPDDFELAALDFCITYEVSPPAWEIAQCDYKSLDEYGDARGRATIIGAPTSETVYSSLLQLEPDSVLDFRTTSPPVRFLSVDLSGQIQGDAVAVMDRLEASLVGADRMQICCGKLIRVDFSAAGMLLNWVAARQAENRVVEFSEVNRLVAAFFNVIGIIEYARVVARND comes from the coding sequence GTGAACTCAAGCAAAAAATGTTCGGCGACTGAAGCTGTAATTCCAGCGTCCTCTTTTTTACTTCCCAACATGTCCAAAGACGATACCGCTTCAGGCTTGTTGTCCAAGCTGGTCAAGTTTGTCCGCAATCCGGCCACCAACTGGACGGAACTCGATTCCGTTGACGGCAACAAGGACGACTCCGTCAACAAGCAATTGCTCAACGAGATGATCGAGCGCAAACGGCGCAACGATTTTGTGCGCAAGCGTGAATTCGACATGTTGCGAAAGTTGCGAAAGCTTGAAGCGCTGGCTGAAACCTCGCCAGACCTGGGCAGCACCCCCTCATTTTTCCAAAGCAGCCTCACCTCCCATGTGGACGACCGTGCATCGACGCTCAAGAAGATCGATGAGATCGAGGCGCAGATGTCGATGCAGTGGTGGAAAACCAAGAATCAGACCGCCTCAAGTGCCAAGACCGAGCCGGCGCCGTTGCACATCCCGAAAGAGCACGCGGAGCAGGCTCCACTGGACAGTCTGCAGCCTTTGGAGTATCAGCCGACGATGCCGGCTGGCGCAATGGATTTGGGACATCCTGCGGATCTGTCCGCGCAAGCCCCCTTGCTGGGCGATCTTCTGCAAGGCCTGTCTCAACAGCGCCCGTTCCAGGCAGCGGCGCCCAGTATTGACAAATCGCGGGAAAGCAGCACGGTGGACTTGATGGCTTCCATGAGTTCGGATCTCATGCCCCTTCTGGAACAGGAACATGAAGCGATCGTGCATGATGCCGAGCTTGAAGAAGCCGCCATCTTGTTTGCCAATGGCGATGACGCAGGCGCTGAAGCCGGTTTGCTGGAAATTCTGGCGCCTGGCGCCCTGCGCGCCAACCATGCCTATACCTGGCTGACGCTGTTTGACCTGTACCGCGCTACCGGGGAGCAGGACAAGTTCGAAGCGGCGGCGGTTGAATTCGCCGAACGCTTCAGCCGGTCGGCGCCTCAATGGTTTTCATTGCCCGAGATGGTCAAGGCGCTTGCCCAGCCTGCAGACCAGGAAAGTCAGGCAGACGCGTCTGCAGACTGGATTTGCCCTTCGTCATTGGGAATGCAGTCGGTCGGCGTACTGAATGCGGCTATTGGCCGTTCTGCCATGCCGTGGCGCCTGGACTGGAGCAACCTCAAGACGATTGAGGCTTCCGCCCTTGACCTCCTGCATAAATTATTCAGTGGCTGGGCGGCCCAGTCTGTGCAGTTGCGTTTCATGGGCGATGAACAACTGCGCGAAGTGCTGCTCAAGGCAACGCCTTCCGGTGAGCGCGGTACTGATCAGAAATGGTGGCTATTGCGCCTGGAAGTATTGCGCGTCATTCATCGGCCTGATGATTTTGAACTCGCGGCGCTTGATTTCTGCATCACCTACGAAGTGTCCCCGCCAGCATGGGAAATCGCTCAATGCGATTACAAATCACTCGATGAATATGGCGACGCCAGGGGCCGGGCCACCATTATCGGAGCGCCTACCAGCGAAACCGTCTATTCCAGCCTGCTGCAATTGGAGCCAGATTCCGTGCTGGATTTCCGTACCACCAGCCCCCCTGTCCGATTTTTGTCAGTGGACCTCTCCGGCCAGATTCAAGGCGATGCGGTTGCCGTGATGGACCGGCTGGAGGCTAGTCTGGTAGGTGCAGACAGAATGCAGATTTGCTGCGGCAAGCTGATCCGCGTCGATTTTTCTGCTGCCGGCATGCTGCTCAATTGGGTGGCTGCCCGGCAAGCCGAAAATCGGGTCGTTGAGTTTTCCGAAGTTAATCGACTGGTTGCCGCTTTTTTCAATGTGATTGGAATCATCGAGTACGCCAGGGTGGTGGCTCGCAACGACTGA